The nucleotide window TGAGCTGGTTGGTCTGGCCGACAAGCACGATTCCTGGCCCGCTAACCTCTCCGGCGGACAAAAGCAGCGCGTGGCCATTGCCCGTGCGCTGGCAACCAACCCTAAAGTCCTGCTGTGTGATGAAGCCACCAGCGCGCTCGATCCCGCTACCACACGTTCAATCCTTGAACTGCTGAAAGACATTAACCGTCGCCTGGGCATCACCATTTTACTGATCACGCATGAGATGGACGTGGTGAAACGCATTTGTGATCAGGTTGCCGTCATCAGCAACGGTCAGCTCATTGAGCAGGACACGGTTAGCGAAGTGTTCTCCCATCCCAAGACGCCTCTGGCGCAGAAGTTTATCCAGTCCACGCTGCATCTGGATATTCCGGAAGATTACAGCCTGCGTCTCTCTGCGGAGAATAAGTCCGGCAGCGTACCTTTATTGCGCCTGGAATTTACCGGTCAGTCTGTGGATGCTCCGCTCCTCTCCGAGTCGGCTCGTCGTTTCAACGTGAATAACAATATTATCAGTGCCCAGATGGATTACGCCGGTGGCGTGAAGTTCGGCATCATGCTTACCGAAATGCATGGTACCGACGCCGACACCCAGGCGGCGATTACGTTCCTGAAAGAGCATCATGTAAAGGTTGAGGTATTAGGTTATGTCTGAG belongs to Erwinia pyri and includes:
- the metN gene encoding methionine ABC transporter ATP-binding protein MetN, which produces MIKLNSITKVFQQGTRTITALSDVSLHVPAGQIYGVIGASGAGKSTLIRCVNLLERPTSGNVLVDDQELTSLSESQLTQARRQIGMIFQHFNLMNSRTVAGNVALPLELGKLSRGEISARVKELLELVGLADKHDSWPANLSGGQKQRVAIARALATNPKVLLCDEATSALDPATTRSILELLKDINRRLGITILLITHEMDVVKRICDQVAVISNGQLIEQDTVSEVFSHPKTPLAQKFIQSTLHLDIPEDYSLRLSAENKSGSVPLLRLEFTGQSVDAPLLSESARRFNVNNNIISAQMDYAGGVKFGIMLTEMHGTDADTQAAITFLKEHHVKVEVLGYV